Part of the Chelmon rostratus isolate fCheRos1 chromosome 10, fCheRos1.pri, whole genome shotgun sequence genome is shown below.
CAGTCCAGGAGGACCGagcccctccacctccctccctctaaGTCGCTTTGCTTCTTCACATCACATGGCTGAGGTGTCTCAGCATTCCATACCATATTGGGCAAAACTGAGACGCTCTCTGCTAAGTCTTCGCCTTGGATTCAGAGGGACTGACTCTCCTTTCACTCTTACCCTCTCAACTGTTGCTGCGCTCCCTCCAcctgtgtgctgcatgtgaaaAACCCTGAACCTCATGACCCAACCTGGCCAGTCACTTGAGTTTCACTGAGCAtattctgtctttgtcttacTAAAACTCTGATAAAAATAGGTTCCGCagtgaagaggaaggagaggggacaCAGAGGTGATAAGGCAGAGAAGGGTGACTTTTAGAAGATTATACAGTATGAGGTGAAAGTGATTTCCCTGTGAGCTGACTCCAGGTCAGCGGTTTAGCTGTCCCCCATGGCGGAATCTGAAACGGAGATCTGTTAGTAACATGAGCGTCTCGTAGCGTTACTGAGAGGACTATATCTGTCTGTGATAATCACTCCGAGCAGTGAGGTTTCATCAGAAGCATGACAGGCTGCCCATCACCAGAGCCGACCTCTGCACGACTCCATGATGATCTGAGCAGATTTTCCACTTTGAttttcagcagagagagaaaggcaggtGTAGAGCCCGTCAGCCAAGAGATTCTGCTGCTTTTAGGATAGTCGGTGATGTTGGCGATTATCATAGAAGGAATAAACAGGGCAAGCAAGATTTTTCTGCTACAGTACAGCTTTATTCTGGATGGGATTTCAGTAATTAGATCCTGCTGGTAGAGAGTCCTGCTCTTCCACATTCACTGCAAAAATCAAGTAATCTCTGGAAGCTTTCCCTGTGGCTCATTTGCATGAGAATATTTTCCCATGTAGGAAGACAATACAAGTCAGGATGAGACTGGGGGAACTCATCTCTGTGGATCGTCTCTGAACAACATACTTTACAAATATACTCTATTTCCAGATGGTAGCAGTTGCTAATTTCAGTTTTTGGCACTGACATGGGTCATATTTCAAACCATCCACCATTaaagcacacacatttataaCTGACACAATACAGCATAGTTTAGGAACCAAAGCTATGATCATGGACCTTTTAAGAAGAGCTTAAGAGGCAACTAATGGTACTTGTGGGTAAATTAGTGCCTCTATGTTATTGTTATGGGTGTGGATGGTTGAACTAAACTGGAAGGAAGTCATCACAGTCTTTTTAGTATATAATCGAGTCTTTCTTGCTTCCTAATTCATTCATATTCTCTccatgtttatttctttctccttctgtgaTTTTGTGTAATTCTTTCCACTCCTATCTTTGCTTCTATCTATTCGCcctgaggaaggaggagagagttTAGGAACAGTGAGGTGCAGCAAACCTCGCTGTAAAAGGAAGATGTATTGAGGCGGTTTATACACACTATGGACAGAAAGTAAGGAGGGGTGTTTAAAGGAACACGGCAACATTTTGAGAGACAcgcttattcgctttcttgctgagagttacatgagaagattgGTACCACCACAGCCTGcggctggttagcttagcttggcataaagactggaaacgggggcAAACAGCCAGCCTGCCTCTCTCTAAAGGTGAGAGAAACCTACCCCCTaacccaccagcacctctaaagctcacttaaattaaaatgttgtagcttgtttgtttaatttggacAAAAACCAAGGTGTAAAAACAGGTTCACAGGGATTATGTGCCACATtaggactatttcttggcaggCTGCAGTGACATCTCCCCATAGACTtcaacaaagtgtaaaaacaactttgttttaattaaacagGCAAGCTACATCATGCTAATTGTTGAGTTTTAGGCATGCTGGAAGCTAATTTTGTTACTATTGCACCTAActggctgtttccccctgtttccagttttttgGCTAAGCTAAGCCTAACCAGTTGCCAGATTTAGCTTCTTGTTTACTGTACAAaaatgagagtggtattgatcttggCAAGCGAATGAGCCCCCAAAACACTATTCCCTTAATAGGATGGTGGAAAGATGGATAAAATCACTGGAGCTGTAGGTCAAAATCACTGATGCTTTGTTAATTTTGCAGGgctaaaatgtgaaattgattAAACATATTTAATTAAGAGGAAACATGGCACAGAGCGGCGTGTTAACGCTGTGTAAAACTCACACTAACAGCacctcctctccatcacactGCACCTCACGGTTGCTGATGGCTCCTCAGGTAATACTGTGTGTTGACCTTCCCGGACACAAACTACTGCAGCCCCCCCCTCCGACTCCGGCTTTGTGCTCCACCTCCTCTTATCCCCGTCCACATCAGTGGACAATTTTAGCCCTCAGTGCCGAGTCCTGCCATAGCAGAGCCTCTGGCAGGCTGCCAAAGCCGAAGACAGCAGGGAGAGGCAGGGGGTGGCGTGGGGTGGGGGGACTGGGAGGGCGACCAAGCagtgagaggagaaggagagagagaaagcaggggagggagggagatggagagagagagagaaagtgtgtgtgtataacttTGGGAAACATAGGAAGAAGCAGCATTGGGAACAAACTTTTCTCTCTTGGATGCCTtcttttggacattttcatcAAAGATCAGCATTAACAGAGCAGAGGCACGGCATGATCACTGGTTTGTTTCACTGGTTAAGGAGTAATTTCTTACTTTGCTCTGTtattctttgcatttttatcTGATTATTGCTTCACTGTCTGAGCTTTAGAGAAGGCGTGACCACATCTGAAACCCTTCCAaactcagctgcagctctctccaGCTCATGGGAGTGTGAAGctggactgaaacacacacacacacacacacacacagtcattgtACACACACCTGTTGTTGCTGAGGATTCCCCGGGATCGCAGTCATGGGCATCTGCGTCACTGCTGCTTGAGGGGATCTGTGCGTCTGTGCAGCTGTTATCTGGTGGCGGCCTCGGCGAATGTTGCAGTAGAAGCTGACCTGGCAGTCCAGGGTAGAGGGGGGAGATGTCATCCTACTACCCGCGCACCAAGGACCTGACTCGCACCAGGAAGTCACTGACAGATTCACCACCGTCCTCGCCGTCCCCTACAGACAAAAACTACAGAGTAAGACCAGAAGCTTTTCTTCTAGAGAAACGTTGTGATTTTAAACAACAGGATAGATGTGTCTAATTTCATATCTTTACTTTCATGAAGCTGTTAAAAGCTTGGTTTCTTCACTCACTGCCAACTGACTTTGCAGCATGTTAATCCAACCTTGAAGAAACTTAAGAAAGCCCGTTTCTGTGGGTGCTGTGATTGTTTTCTCTCAGACTAAATCCTCTAACATGTCTAAAGAGATGACATCTGTGTaaagtagagctgaaatgacTAATTGGTTTGTCAGTTGATCAAAAAATTAATTTGCAGctatttcattaatttcttgATCGTTTTAATTAGTTTTGAAACCGCAACACAAAATACTCTCTGATTAaagcctctcaaatgtgaagaattTACTGGActtttctcactattttttgacattttttaagacaaaatgaTGAACTGAGTAAGTAACTGGCAGATTAAGTGATAAATTAATTGCAGCCCACATGAAGTATTCATGTGTTTGGACAAGCCTTTGTGAGCGTGTCCAGTTTAATAAGCAAATATGCCATCACTGTCATCATTGACGGGGCAGATTTCTTAGTTTCTACATGATTATGTGCATTGACATGAATAATCATCCACTCTTGATCCCCGAAATGAGTTTATCTATCGATCAAATAACTTGTGAACCAATCACCTCACCTTATTTGCTGACCTGTGAAAGAAGGGTGTTTGCTCTGAAGCTCTGAGAGTCTGACCACactttctggaaaaaaaaaaacaacttttgcaTTGAAACATTCCTTCTGTAATTTcctgttatgttttttttcctaagTGGCTTATTCTCATGGGCGTTGTTTGACTGTTGTGTTTATGTCAGAGCACCAGACTTTAGCTGTGCTCTGTCTGACAGTTaaagggacagaaagaaaggcagaaatgtGAAGCAGCGTGATTCAGTTTGTTTAGAGGTGCTTTTGCTCGTGCAACACTACAGGCGCAGTTGCTGCTACCAATGGAGGCTGTCATTTTCCTGCTCTCGTTTCAAGAAGTGTCACACTCTCTGTGCTGTATCCGCGGTGAAACGCAGGCTTTCAGTTTCCATGATGTCAGCTCAATCTGAATTGGGTTGACTTTTCATGGGAGAGACAATGCATTGCAGAGGGGCGGTGGAATCAGGTGGATGCATTATTTTTAGCACTTGCCACAATGCTTTGATGAGAACCTGGTCCTCTTTAATTAAACACaatgtgtgttgcagctgtgaGCAACAGGAAGAagcataaacaaaaacacacttgctTTAGTGGATGACACTCATCATTTTGCACATGTTCACAGTGGTgcaaagtaactgagtacatttactcaagtattgtacttaattttttccattttatgctacctTATATTTCTCCTCCACAACAGTTCAGATGGGAATATTGtaccttttactccactacatttacttTACAGCTATAGCTACGTTTCACAATGACACTTGACTTAAAACATTTGATAATCTTATGAAATATAAGTAAttattaaagattaaaccagtggttccTTTGGTTTGAGACGTTTTATTAAATGCAGTCTATATGGGTTCAGATGTCTATGAATTTAGGAAAAAATATTTCCCCTTGATTTAACTGCTCAATGCCAAAAGAGGTCAAATTATCTAATATATCCTAAAAAGCAAAGATCAAAGAAGAGCTAGATTTGTGTGCCagaattctgtttttttttttcatactccATCCATCATCTGACGACCACCCAGATTTATCTTGTAACCCTTTGCAGGAGCCCTGACCCCCagattgggaaccactggactaaaccaACTGTACACAAAGTATTTAAAACAAGCTCCAGCTACCACAGTGTTACACTGCTTATGCTTTGCTGCAGTGTTGCCAATCTAATAATGTTATATGAGTCAGTAACAGGCTATTTTTCTGCTGAATGATGCATTTATACTGatattttaagcacattttgctgataaatgTGCTTTTCCTTAAATAGGACTTCCGACTCATTctactttgtatttttacatcgtggtattagtacttaaagggtctgagtacttcttccaccacttgAAGTGAGGCATTTTGAGTCAGTGCTCTTGAAACAGATGCTCTCAGTGTCCAGAAAGGCTCAGACGTCCTGCAAAGAGTtaacagagaaggaggaggggctgaggagaggaaaggtgagTGAATGTGGAAGAAACGTCTTTTATGGTTGTGTGTGCCGTGTCAGTTCCAGTGGTgggagtggagagagagacagtgtgtgtgtgtgtgtgtgtgtagctcagATTTTCCTACTGCAAAATCCAGTCAGCTCTAAAGGAGTGATGCTGTGACAGAACGAGCAGaaggagtgaaggagagagggacGGTGACGAGTCTTCACTGGCTCTTGTAAACTGCCGTTAGCGTTATCATttacacactgcagcagtgaccTCATGCATGCCCCCCAGCCCCACCCGCTGTGTCTGATGTTGCTCCTGGCAAACCGTAAAACTGGAGGCAGTTGTGTTTACAGAGCGCCCGTGGTCGGAGCATGCACCCGTTCGGAGGCTGTTTCCAGCAGCCCGACACcctgttgtttctctctccctctgcttgaTAATGTCCTCTTGCATCTGCTCTGCCTCACATGCGTTGCTGAGCTACATGTGCCACCCCTGACTCCCTCTGTTTGTTCCTAACAAGGGAATCACATCggtgcagctgctgtcagaagcACAACTGCAAATATGAGTCAGTCTCTGGCTTTGGCTCGCTTTGCGCAAAAAGCTTCATGATGCAGACATACATGTAAGAGCAAGTATCACTGTGAGTGTTCCCTCTTATATTAAGAATCAGGTCCTGTAAACCCCACCAGGCCTCACTGAAGATTTCACTGGAattaagtttttaaaaaactcATTTCAccaatttgctaatcctttagTGTGAAATAGGTTTGCGTGAAGGAACTTATAATCTTGAAAGAGTTTGGTGGAGGGCTGTGTAATACTTCATATCCCCAACAGCAGACTTCATGATAATTTATTCAGAAAACCAGGGGGCCAATCATCCCCGCTGATTAATGCATGTACACCAAATCTCATCGAGGAATCTCCTCGGCTCCTCGGGATCGGCGTGAGTGAGAGCTCCTCTTGGCTCCATCCTTGGCCCTTTTTCATCTGAGGTCATGGAGGTCTGTTTTTTCCTGGATGGCTCTGCTTAAGCACATGACCACATAAGGACAGGCAGCGCTGGCTCAGTTATGTAAACACTTGCTGAGGAATAGCTCCTTTGACGCTGCATGAAATATGCCCCAACAAGCCAAATGTGAGCACAGGAATAGCAGTGTGCCCTGTTCCTTTTGACATAAAACGTCCTCCTATAAAGCCCATGCTTTCAACGCCATCTAGTCTGCGTCTGCTTCGTGCCTCAAACAGCTCGGACCGCCACACAAGATGTTTATTGCAAGGGGTGTTTAAAGCTCTCTATGCCTGGCAAGACAGCAACTCTTCGAATTTACAAGTTAAGTTTATGAGACTGCATCAGATATGGCAAAGACATCATGGATTAGTCTGGCCTCATATGACTgcatcctccctctccctctcttccagcCTATGGCTGATAGTAAACACTTGCAGATATCATCCTCTCGTGTGCCACGTTTATCAGCTGATGGCAGTGAGCtatgtgtttgttcagttttattcGTATGCAGAATAGACGCAAATTAGACCTTATACATGCAGCATATACAGTTTGTGACACGCAGGGAAGCAGTAGACACATAAACTACACCTACAAGTGATAAATATTAATAGGCACATCTTGCACATTCACCTCCTCTGAATGCAGCACAATGCCCGAACTCCTTGgagaaatggaaaacaaattcagTGTGTGATCACAGCAGGCAACTTGGCAGCCATGTGCACTGGACAAGTCATAGCAAAAACCTGCCAGGACCTTCTGCTATCAGCCTGTTGTCTGAGGTCAGACGTCGACCCGTCACACACGAGATACTTATAGCTTCTGATGTCATGATGTCATCTTTATGCTGCAGGCACTTGCGTGGCAGCCGCCTGTTCTAAAAGATTAACCGGGCTCACCAGGGAGGCTTGACCTGCGCGAACCCTGTCGGTGCAGCGTTGGGGTGAATTATATCTTACTTCTTCGTGCATTTCTTCCCTCTGGGACTTCAGGCCCCTGAACACGCTGTGATAATTCACTTGGAAGGGTTTGTTCTATGTTGTCTCAAAATGGAAGATATTTTCCTGCCAAGCCTCTGTTTGGTCTtatcaaacaaataaatctgGATCTTACCACGGCGGGACAttttttcacactgtgctgTTCCCATGCTGTGGTGCTGAGTGATCAAACTAACATggtttgttctttgtttttcagcatgaCAGGTTGTCAAGGTAAGGATTGAGCATTGTTTTTAATCTCCTGTAATATAGAAgtgcattttctgaaaaaataaatgccCTAAATCAAGTAGCGCTGTGTACTGAATGTGTTACTTTTAGATATGACTCGAGTGGGGAAAGTGCGACAGACAAACCACTGGGCCGCACCAGCTCGTACACTCGGAGGGAGACGAGGCTGGCTGCTCTGAACCGACAGGAGCAAGACTCCGGCACCAAAGACTACAAGAAGGTAGTAACTCCAACATATAATACCAACATTTGCTGCTGTGCCACTACTCAATGACTGACAGTACTTTTCAAAGACAGATTAACATTATACTagtgtggtttgtttttaaatgttgacattatagatttttttaaaaaacagatgtaaaaaaaCACCATGTCACATAGTCATATATAGCCCATGGTGATAATTTTATTAACATTCTGAATTCATTTTGTCAATAGTGCATTTTAACTATGCTGAATAGTCATAGGctgtacacaaacatacacatatatagAGTACATACGTGACAATTGTATGTATACATTGATCAGTTGTTGAGATAAATGGTCATACAAATAATTGAAGGAAAGGAGAATATCAGCAGCCTTTAAGATTTTGTTTTAACattgatttcattattttatgtcaGAAAAAGATTTCAGtataaaaaaagttaaataaatagCCAAAGCATgtgtaaaatactgaaatgaaaCCAATATCCAATTTAGCTTAACAAGGCTGCACATGTTACCTAGCCAGCTAACTAGCTTGGCTGGGCTGGGTTGTTAGCCTGACGACAGTGTTGATAGCAGAAGCTAGCGGGTTAAGCGAGTTTCTCTCTGTGGACACTCCCAACATGAGCTAGCTAACACTGCTAACACTGGGTTTTCACTTAATGCTAGCATGTTCACCAGCCTGTGTGTGGTTTTAATATGTAAATCTCAGGGCTGGGCTGGGTAGGTATGAAAATCACAAGACCTGCATTTGTTAAGACGTTAAATGGCTCGACTCCAAATGCAGAACACAGATTCAGATggtttagattaaaaaaaaggatttgctGTCACAAAAGGGTGAACTGATCGCTTGGAGACGATCAGTGCAGATCCAGGAAGGAGcggcaggcaggtgaggtgagtcagcaggatTTCAGGTGGTTGCCTGGAGCTGGGCTTGAACTTGGCAGGTTGGCAGCAAAACATGAGGAAAGAACAAGGCACTAAGAGGGCTCAATGGCCAAAACATGCTATGAGGGCAGTGAGCACAACTATCTGGGGGAGACTGGTGAGGAGAACAAGGTATTTATCCTGTGGCTGCTGATTCctggattggctgcagctgtggtggctgattggcagGAGGatcaggtgtaggtgagccatGACTGAGGAGGAACCGCCCaggccagacacacacacaatgaaataaaaataatttccaaTAATTTGTTCTTATGTGaacaaaaatgctgaaattaCAAAGATAACAGGCGTGTTGTGTGTTCATtcatatattttacacaattCATTGCTATCTATTAATTAAAgtctttttgtttattcaatACTTAACCCTTTGTGGTTCCATGTGTTTAGCTACATGCTaattttttatttccatgttttgtTGGCTAATGTGTAatgaaatttttttttcaacttaaaAAACTCAAACGAGCACACGACACATCAAAAGGCCAGAATTTCTGGAATAAAGCTTTTCCTTGCtcttcattttgtgcattttcagaTGTATGCAGAAGCTTTGCATGAGAATGAGAGGCTCAAGTCCAGGTTGCAGGACAGCAAACAAGAACTGGTGAAGATACGCTCGCAGCTGGAGAAAGTCACTCAGGTAGAGGAAACTGAAAgatgaaaactaaaaaaaaaaacgcttaTTTTCCCAAGAGTGATGAGAAGACTATGATGAGAtcgtgttaaaaaaaatgtttagatATTTTTCCCAACACTTCACAATAACAGCACCATTCTAACTTCTAGAGACACGACAGAATATCAGAGAGATCTACAGCGCTTGACTCGGAGAAAAGGGTAAGTGCCTTGGCAACTTTTTGCAATTTTAGCATGTATTTGATCTTCTGCGCTATCAAGATGGATGAACGTCCATATCTCTTCTTGGTCTTTTCCCCTCTAATTTTCCCGTCTACTGCAAATGACTTGTAGAGGCTGCGACTACCGGCTGTTCACTCTGTAGGTTCCAAAGGGACCataggaggattttttttcagttgtttcttCTTCATTTGCAGGAAAAACAAGCTCTTGAGAAAAGAGTgtcaaacatggaggaggagtTAAAGGTCAGTGCGCGCAAAAATACATTGTGCAGACTCACCCGGGGTTTAAAACAGCATATTGTGTCTCAGATGCAAGTTGTGTGCTCTttatctgactgttttttttccccttcagcaCTTTAAACACTAACAGTACTTGAAGGTACACACCTCCAGCGAAGCCTCTCTCACCCATGCTAAATCAAGCACGCCTAAAGTGTTTTTACAgcgcaaaacacacacatatagcaCACTCCAGGGTTGTGGTTGGCCAGGTGGGTACGGAGTCAAGGAGAGGGAAGGTTAATGCTTCAGGCTCATTACCCACAGTGTTCTGCCGGGCCACTTCCTgccaggctgaggaggagcctgtgctgctgctccccTGCTCCACTTATCCCACTGTTGGGGTGAACATTGTGACCTAGTTCCAGCTGAATACCAAACCCCGTCCAAGAGCAAAAGACCTGCTTTTGTGAGACATTCCTGCGCTGCACCGTGTGTATTCTGcttcacaaagaaacacagggcagagcagcagagagatttCAGGCCTGAGTAGACGTGGTCTGCGCTGTATGTGTGCAGTCTGTGCAAGCAGTCACAAACTGCACAATGAGGTTATGGTTTGATTGTTATGGAAAATTACAGCATGTTAGGTTGGTGTCCATCCACTTGGTTTAATGTGCatcaaaaaatcaaaacaaaacagtttttagtCTTGGCTGACTTATAGAGCGAATACATGAAACTGAAATCTGtgtgaaatctgtttttcactATTTAAGTTTGACTGGTGCCCATTTAATACGTTATGTGGttgcaccctcttcttctgcaataGTTTAATGGCACCCAACTGGAAAATCAGTATGAACAACTGTTTATCTCCAAAAGCCAAATCCTAATAATCGCATGAAGGTTGTGGATGAAAAAGCAcattaatttgtgttttcttctgtcgATTATCAATTCTGTAAGATTAGCATTggatttggatggaaacctaGCTAGTGTTATATTcctcatgaaaaataaaattatggCTCAGGTCAGAGAAAATATAGCATACAGACAGTGGCGAGGACATTATGAATGGGACACATGCCAGCAGGAGATGTTTGACCCCAGTGTTGTCGTGGTTCCCCCAGCAGGACGCCCCACTGCGGTTCCGCTGTGGGTACCAGCCCTGAGAGCAGGATGTCTCAGGGGAGGGGGGATGGTGAGTGGTCGCTATGACGCGGAGGAGTGATTGACACCTGCCTGTCACCTCATGTGATTCTGCTCTGTCAGAGACTCGGGCATGTTtacacgtgtgcacacacatgtacgtCACATGATCAGTACTTCAGACAATAAATGCAACAAGCGcacactgtttttattgtctttcgATGCAAAGCACGCAGGAAAGCTGGCACTCACTCACAGTCACTTATTCACGTTTAGATAGTCACAGTTTTTCCACAAGGGGGAGCTGTTCAGTCATTGTCACATTGGTGCCAACCTGTGCCACCTACTGGAAAGGAAAGATAGCAGCAACGCTTAAAATCTCCAGATGCAGAAATGTTACAGTTGTCTTCTACAGGCAAACAAAGGAACTTTAgtaattttaacatttacacCACTGTCAGtgttacagctgctgcagctatttaaaaaaactgcGCTGTGACACTGCAGGTGACCTATAGATGGCGCACATAAGCACGGCTTCATCTCCACTTGAGGGCTGCAGGTTGGACCACCTTCTCAGGTCTGAACCTGCTGACACGGCGGCTCTGTCACTCTGGTTTCAGGTGTTTCACAGCAATAACACTGTGTGTCCTTGTTTCCCTTTTTGAAGTACTATCGATGTCTTAGTGTCAGATTACTGAACTGTTCTTCTCTGAATCTTAATTGATAGCAACTGTGTATAATAATCTGCAGGACTCGAGAGTGTGGTCAGATCTAATTTAATAGCAAAGCGCTCAATATTAAGCATAATAGAGGATACGAGTCATTATGCATTCTGGCCTCACTCTGTCCTTCTATTCCCTGTTGCTAAGGGCACCTCTCCAGAAAGCGAACTGTTTTATTCTAATACCAAGAGAACATTATATGCTTGAACGGTTAAGTCCCAAACACAGGCTAGCTTCAAATTGCtttaatgaatgtgttttggTATTTTAAGAAGCAGCTGGATGCCCTCGTGAAACCTCATCCTTGGCCATATTCATGTCTACAAACTTTTGTTTGGTTACCCTGAAACAGTACAAgtgccctctgtgtgtgtgtgtgtgtgtgtgtgtgtgttcggtggTTTACCCTCAGGAATCGCGTCAAACCACAGACATCTCTGTCAAACCACATTGAGGTTTACCTCAAAAAGACAGGCCAAGAATAAGCGGAAATGAATCATTTCTTTCCCTCTGACTTATTACCGACTCGGCTCTTGTGCAAAGTGTGAAACAAGTTTCAGGTTATGAATTTTTGTATGAATTTTAATTCCCTCTCCTTTGCAAAGCTATGCACATAATAACATTTCAGCACCTCACCGCTCTCCACGTAAAGCCCATATAATTTGATGAGCACAAACCCAAAGCGAGCTGGCCTCATCTTTTCCTTTGCTTGTTGCAGCTTCTGACTATTTCTCCTCAAAATCTCCCTGTTGTGTAAATATTCGTTTACGTAAGTTTTGCAGATAGGGCCTTCAgatctgttgttgttttcccctgtctgtgtgggtgtgtgggcgCATGCCTTGTATGAGTGGATATGTCCACAGTCTCTGTGTGAGTCTTTCTCTTTGCACACGGCCTGCCTCCCTGCATGCGTTCTCTGTCTGCCCCTCTCTggatctctctcctcctctgtgcaggCTTTCCCTGCTCTGGCTCAGGTCCAGAGCTTGCGGAGGGTGAACGAGTGTCTCCTGGCTGAGAATAGAGCCATGCTGCGTGTCCTCGCCCGCCTCTCTGAGACGGCCTCCATGCCGGAGACAGAAGACCTCTGATCCTCTGACATCATCTGTCctcctttctccccctcctctccccttctcaGACACATAACTTCcacactcctctctccttctggTGCCTCTACAGCCCCCTCATCCTCTGCTGTGTTCCTCTCAGGCAGGTCGTGCACCCTCCCAATGCTCACTCCCCCCACACTGCAATGCATCTCCCTCTGCACTCTTTTAACCCAATCTCCTTTATAGCCATCAGACAGCAACCCTGctgaccccccaccccccaaaaaacatttctcataAGCCTCCTTTGAAGTGTATTTTTAGCTGCATTCATGTTGCATGGGGCCTCACATGACATGAACACTGCATCAgtagctgctgttttttctcatttaaattGAACATCTAAGGCAG
Proteins encoded:
- the LOC121613236 gene encoding protein phosphatase 1 regulatory subunit 12B-like isoform X1 encodes the protein MSSYYPRTKDLTRTRKSLTDSPPSSPSPTDKNYRHDRLSRYDSSGESATDKPLGRTSSYTRRETRLAALNRQEQDSGTKDYKKMYAEALHENERLKSRLQDSKQELVKIRSQLEKVTQRHDRISERSTALDSEKREKQALEKRVSNMEEELKILTELKSDNQRLKDENGALIRVISKLSK
- the LOC121613236 gene encoding protein phosphatase 1 regulatory subunit 12A-like isoform X2: MSSYYPRTKDLTRTRKSLTDSPPSSPSPTDKNYRHDRLSRYDSSGESATDKPLGRTSSYTRRETRLAALNRQEQDSGTKDYKKMYAEALHENERLKSRLQDSKQELVKIRSQLEKVTQRHDRISERSTALDSEKREKQALEKRVSNMEEELKQDAPLRFRCGYQP
- the LOC121613236 gene encoding protein phosphatase 1 regulatory subunit 12A-like isoform X3; translated protein: MSSYYPRTKDLTRTRKSLTDSPPSSPSPTDKNYRHDRLSRYDSSGESATDKPLGRTSSYTRRETRLAALNRQEQDSGTKDYKKMYAEALHENERLKSRLQDSKQELVKIRSQLEKVTQRHDRISERSTALDSEKREKQALEKRVSNMEEELKDAPLRFRCGYQP